The following coding sequences are from one Venturia canescens isolate UGA chromosome 5, ASM1945775v1, whole genome shotgun sequence window:
- the LOC122410956 gene encoding death-associated protein 1 — protein MSSPDECKLKGGHPPAVKAGGMRITQHKNPKEEKEVRSSKDAEESSKPSTSPPKTMLISGAIARGNADFPPEAVQHFHEKPAPTHDARPAHCSRPIVIQQPRK, from the exons atgtCGAGTCCCGATGAGTGTAAACTTAAAGGGGGTCATCCACCGGCGG TTAAAGCTGGTGGTATGAGGATAACGCAACATAAGAATCCTAAGGAGGAGAAAGAAGTCAGGTCTAGCAAAGATGCTGAGGAGAGCAGCAAACCCTCTACTAG TCCACCGAAAACAATGTTAATCAGCGGTGCAATTGCAAGAGGGAATGCAGACTTTCCGCCCGAGGCTGTGcaacattttcacgaaaagcCAGCACCGACGCACGACGCCCGTCCAGCTCATTGTTCTCGTCCCATAGTTATCCAACAGCCAAGGAAGTAA